The Borreliella burgdorferi B31 DNA segment CTCGATGTAGATTCTTTAATATTACTAAGTTGAAATATTGCAAATTTAAAACTTGAATGCACATCTTTAAATCTTTTTTTGTTTTCAAATTGATAAATATAGTTAAGTTTATAGCGAGCAAATATATGTTTTCTTAGTATTCTAGAACTAGATTCATTCCAAATAGCTGAAGGAACTAAATAAGTTAAATTACCTTTTTCTTTTATTAATTTTAAATTAAATGTAACAAAGTATCTAAAAAGATTTGGGTCTCCACCACTAGTAAAGCATTTAAAATCAAATTTATAAATATTATTAATGGCAATTATACTATTTTTTTCTTCATTGTATTCAATACTCAAAGGATGATTATCTTTACTAAGTATTTCTTGTTTTATGATATTTTGTTCTTTTATGCCTAGTTTTCTGTAGTTAGGAATATGTTTTGAAAAAAACTCTGTTTCATTAAATTTAGTTTTCTCCCATGGAGGATTTCCAATTACAATATCAAATCCTTCTTGAATATCTGGAAATTCAATTCCATAGTGAAAAAATTTATAGTAGCTACTTAATTTTCTAATTTTTTCTATTTTTTCTTTATCTTCACTAGAAGTTTTATTGCCCAAAATATTTTCAATTAAACTAATTACAGACGCAATATCACTAAATTCCATATTTAAAGATTTATCAAAAGATAATGAATAAAGTTTAATTAAAGAAAATATTATTCTTAAATTATCTATATCTTTACTTTCTTCATATTCTTTGTATATCTTTTTAGATTTTTCTATATCTTCTTTAGTAGTATCATTAATACCTTTAATTTTTTGATAAATATCTTCTAAAATAGTTATAATTTCTTTAATTCTTTTTTTAAACAAAGAAAATCCACTTTCAAATTTCTTTTTTACAATATCAAAGAATTCATCTTTGGTATATCCTAGCAGGGCATTTCCTGCTTTTATATGATGTTCAATAAAGCTTAGTGGTGTTCCAAAAATAAAAGTATTAATCCACAAACTTAGCATAGTAATTTCAACTGAAATGGGATTAATATCAACACCATAAATACACTYCTTTAGTAACATCCTTTTAAGTACTAATTCTTTACTTATACTATCTTGAACATCATACTCTTCACTTTCTTCAATAATAACCCTATATTCTTCATCAAGTTCTTTTTTTACATCTTCAAATTTATCTAGCTCGTACCATACCTTTTCTGTTAAGTAATCTAGACAAGAAATTAAAAAATGCCCTGATCCACAAGAATTATCAATTATCTTTATATCTAAAGGGGATTTGGTTTTAAGCTGCTCTTCAATTGATGATATGACCATAAAATCAGTCAAGTCATCTGGAGTATAATATGCCCCACTTTTCTTTCTATCAAGTGATCTAGATGTAAGATAAATATTACCTTTAAGATATGTAGCAATTTTGTTTACTTTCTTATTTTCAAGCTCTTCTTCAGTACGAATAAGGTAAACTCCGTCTTCAATAATACGATGAACAGTGGTATCTGCAATTCTTAGGTCATATTCAAGTAGAGTTTCGTATAATTCTCCAAAACTTTTAGGATCTAACCTTGAATACTTTACAAATTTTTCATCTTTAATATTTTTTTCTTCAAAGAAAAGCATTTTAACTAGTATTTCTTCAATCTCGCTAATACTGAGCAAACCTTCATTATTTAAATATTTAACCTTATCTTCTGAAAATAACCCTCCATTAAATACAGGAAACTTTATTGCATCACTTCCTTTATCAAGTAAATTGAAAATTGTTATTATTTTTTTATATTCTAATTTCTTTTTTGTATTTTCATCATAAAAAAAATATCTAAAAGATATAGAAGATCTGTATAGCTTATTTTCTTGTAATATTTTCTTAAAAATGTCGTTATCTTCAATATATGCAATAAAAAATATTCTTAAAATAAAAATAATTGATTCTTCAAGAATGCTAGCTAAAATATGCTGAGTAATTTCTTTGCCTGATAATTTAAATTCTTTGTCATATATATTTTTTGCAATTTTAAATACTATAGAGTCGTCGGGTCTCTCATAAAGTATCTCTTTTAGAGTTTTTTGAATTATCTCTTTTTCTTTAGCTATTTGTTCTTTTTCAACCTCTATTACATTACTTGTCTTTAGATATCTTTCTTTTCTTATAAGGTAGATGAATAAAACAAACCATTCTTGTTCCTTATATTCTTCTTTTTCTTCAATTTTAGMAAAATTGAATTCAATATATCTTTTTTCTCCATAAAGTACTTTCGATTTGTCATATAATCTCCATACCTTTCCATTTGAAAGTATCCCATAATGTTTTTGATATTGATTTAGATATCTATATAGCTGATCTTCTGATTCTTTTAATTTATCTTTAGCATCAAAACTAAATGTTGGGCGCTTAACCTCTGCTATAATCAAGATATCTTCGATAGGAATAGGTTCATTATTTTTTTTAGCTTCTTTTAATTTATTATTAAAGGATGCTTTGTCTTTGTCGTTTTCAAAAAGCAGTATATCTACTCTAGACTCCACTCCTTCTATTTGACCGGCTTTTTGTTGTTCTACTGAATAATTTAGTTCTTCAAATATATACTTTAGCAAAGACTCTATATTTGCTTCTGTGGAATTATCATCTATTGAAAAAAGTTTATTTTTTATAAGAATAAAAAAGTCTTTTAGCTTATTAATATTTTCCTTTTTTATAAAGTCTTTTGATAATTGTTTATAAAGAGATATATTAGGATTATTTGTTTTTACGATATCATTAGTTTTCATTATCTATGCTTTTAAAAACCTTTTATATTATTTACAAATCTTTTCCATATATTATTAATATTAACAATATATTTTAAAAAAATTAAGTTTTTAATTAAAAACTTAATTTTTAGATAAATAGGTTGATAGAATAACTTTCAATGAATTCAACCACAACAAAAATCATATTCATTTATCACTAGAGTTTGCTCCCAATATACACCTTCTAAATTTATTAATAATCTAAAAAAAGTATCTTTAAGATTTATAAGAAAAAAATATTTTACTTATTTAGACAAGTATTACCGGAAGCCTTATTTGGTCTAGAAATTATTGTCTTCTCTTTACTAGAGATGATTCTATTGATATCATCAAAAAGTATATTCAAAAACAAAACAAATCTAT contains these protein-coding regions:
- a CDS encoding class I SAM-dependent DNA methyltransferase → MKTNDIVKTNNPNISLYKQLSKDFIKKENINKLKDFFILIKNKLFSIDDNSTEANIESLLKYIFEELNYSVEQQKAGQIEGVESRVDILLFENDKDKASFNNKLKEAKKNNEPIPIEDILIIAEVKRPTFSFDAKDKLKESEDQLYRYLNQYQKHYGILSNGKVWRLYDKSKVLYGEKRYIEFNFXKIEEKEEYKEQEWFVLFIYLIRKERYLKTSNVIEVEKEQIAKEKEIIQKTLKEILYERPDDSIVFKIAKNIYDKEFKLSGKEITQHILASILEESIIFILRIFFIAYIEDNDIFKKILQENKLYRSSISFRYFFYDENTKKKLEYKKIITIFNLLDKGSDAIKFPVFNGGLFSEDKVKYLNNEGLLSISEIEEILVKMLFFEEKNIKDEKFVKYSRLDPKSFGELYETLLEYDLRIADTTVHRIIEDGVYLIRTEEELENKKVNKIATYLKGNIYLTSRSLDRKKSGAYYTPDDLTDFMVISSIEEQLKTKSPLDIKIIDNSCGSGHFLISCLDYLTEKVWYELDKFEDVKKELDEEYRVIIEESEEYDVQDSISKELVLKRMLLKXCIYGVDINPISVEITMLSLWINTFIFGTPLSFIEHHIKAGNALLGYTKDEFFDIVKKKFESGFSLFKKRIKEIITILEDIYQKIKGINDTTKEDIEKSKKIYKEYEESKDIDNLRIIFSLIKLYSLSFDKSLNMEFSDIASVISLIENILGNKTSSEDKEKIEKIRKLSSYYKFFHYGIEFPDIQEGFDIVIGNPPWEKTKFNETEFFSKHIPNYRKLGIKEQNIIKQEILSKDNHPLSIEYNEEKNSIIAINNIYKFDFKCFTSGGDPNLFRYFVTFNLKLIKEKGNLTYLVPSAIWNESSSRILRKHIFARYKLNYIYQFENKKRFKDVHSSFKFAIFQLSNIKESTSSFKAKFMIQSSDNILKEITRDLKDSKDDAYKGIELNINQIKKLSPIQESIIEFKDNEEFTLINKMFSKFSALGEGYIDFKKGLDPSIKNRKSLLKECNNKNLIFLYSGANIHQFNSRFFEDKDAKESSKLLWIDKEDLEKVLTKDNQYQTERVFYRAIASNTNERTMISTLSPGNCYCVNSIYINDEKTPISLYKKLFIISIFNSFVFDFLLRRFVDSNVLKSCLYQCPMPQPEEKEILSNPLYLNLAKNTSLLIAKNDPENFKYLLYLEYFKFDKEKVNKILKLDKEDEFFKEKENENNFIIASLYSLAKEDFITLLGDFKALKNKKKGEDYISSLIKGYDNYLLNNKIFYHK